The Paenibacillus sp. FSL R7-0204 genome includes a region encoding these proteins:
- a CDS encoding AAA family ATPase, which translates to MSTEQDQLQDYMRLPAEILYQDELEALRKEDTGRIPAGWQMSPRSVLTFITGGKAGKTVITPKYIGNTRLIEMAVATLVTDRALLLIGEPGTAKSWLSENLAAAIYGNSGMVVQGTAGTSEEHVRYSWNYAMLLANGPTPEALVKSPIMRAMEDGGIARFEEISRCASEVQDALISILSEKTISVPELGKETSARKGFSIIATANTRDRGVNEMSAALKRRFNIIVLPAPSDLETELSIVKKRVGEIASSYELQAAVPADEALLKVVTIFRELRSGMTLDKKEKVKTPAGVISTAEAISLLTNSMALAASFGSGELTDEDLAAGLQGAIVKDDDKDKLVWKEYLDNVMKKKGADWRGLYQACKEMNE; encoded by the coding sequence ATGTCAACAGAACAAGATCAGCTTCAGGATTACATGCGTCTGCCTGCCGAAATCCTGTACCAGGATGAGCTGGAGGCTCTGCGCAAGGAGGACACCGGGCGTATTCCGGCCGGATGGCAGATGTCCCCGCGTTCAGTTCTCACGTTCATTACTGGCGGCAAGGCGGGCAAGACCGTGATTACGCCGAAATACATCGGCAACACCCGGCTGATCGAGATGGCGGTTGCCACACTGGTCACCGACCGTGCACTGCTGCTGATCGGGGAGCCGGGTACGGCGAAATCCTGGCTGTCCGAGAATCTGGCAGCGGCGATCTACGGCAACTCAGGTATGGTGGTGCAGGGGACGGCGGGAACAAGCGAAGAGCATGTGCGCTATTCCTGGAACTACGCCATGCTCCTGGCGAACGGACCGACGCCGGAGGCGCTGGTCAAGAGCCCGATTATGCGGGCGATGGAGGATGGAGGAATTGCCCGGTTTGAAGAAATCTCCCGCTGTGCCTCCGAGGTACAGGACGCGCTGATCTCGATTCTGTCAGAGAAGACGATCTCCGTGCCGGAGCTGGGTAAGGAGACCAGTGCCCGCAAGGGCTTTTCCATTATAGCCACCGCTAATACGCGGGACCGCGGAGTCAATGAGATGTCTGCTGCTCTGAAACGGCGCTTCAATATCATTGTGCTGCCTGCGCCATCGGACCTTGAGACGGAGCTGTCCATTGTGAAGAAGCGTGTGGGTGAGATTGCCTCCTCGTATGAGCTGCAGGCTGCTGTTCCGGCGGATGAAGCGCTGCTGAAGGTGGTCACCATCTTCCGCGAGCTGCGCAGCGGCATGACCCTCGACAAGAAGGAGAAGGTCAAGACTCCAGCCGGTGTAATCTCCACAGCAGAAGCCATCTCGCTGCTGACGAACAGCATGGCACTGGCGGCAAGCTTCGGGAGCGGAGAACTGACCGACGAGGATCTGGCAGCGGGACTCCAAGGGGCGATCGTCAAGGATGACGACAAGGATAAGCTGGTGTGGAAGGAATATCTGGATAATGTAATGAAGAAAAAAGGAGCGGACTGGCGCGGACTCTATCAAGCCTGCAAGGAGATGAACGAGTGA
- a CDS encoding HEAT repeat domain-containing protein, with protein sequence MSTALLQELHQEYRRLYIAGSELAAGDFRLKRLLPQFQQLGERSPVFKKLGEGITALIEPGSPDGPAPGIQLQENTLLLESVLYTQGTTTVDGTTGPLPVRKFTLQTNQTYRKLAPVLEALTTTGSGRYEIVLDAYKEGVFEDLRLLPLAVSALNDPYSELAEYAKNHILPSYGPEIAGYLLETFNPAGGRSEVRKLEVIAQAGASSHLDVIVQSAENGSDEIRAAAIKCLGEYEEYTGLLLGWSADKKKIIREAAYTALAAGGSAEGAERLIEVFSQKKDREMLAAVLAGGHSAEVSDRLAVLFMEELQAAPQTNADKKLTDKMWNELLPYMTALRYVRSPQLDEIYSYILKEYARFSSLGWIPLIDRAAWYKERTPDGAALAELEELDKRSARFLPNYFRVAKQSLSPKELYNRFGGSFMDKLKILVGKEAKDAAQRSQLLIDTIEEQVVDIRRGTYEVEWDASGIRQPYSRELLSAEEIAADWDPRWLDWFIKRDAVNLASAFARPGHQGVQDYLLGKLQEPYKRKTYDFIPNLFKGLERAGVPESERLELLMTALENKNVHTPYTFEFYLFKLMERFPASYADRLEAVIPKYRYECKQQLEYVLNSLRSAN encoded by the coding sequence ATGAGCACAGCGTTATTGCAGGAGCTGCATCAGGAATACAGAAGACTGTATATTGCCGGAAGTGAGCTGGCGGCTGGAGATTTCCGCCTGAAGCGGCTGCTTCCGCAATTTCAGCAGCTAGGCGAGCGGTCACCGGTCTTTAAGAAGCTAGGCGAGGGAATCACGGCACTGATTGAACCGGGGAGCCCGGACGGTCCTGCCCCGGGCATTCAATTGCAGGAGAATACTCTGCTGCTGGAGTCTGTTCTGTACACTCAGGGAACGACAACCGTGGATGGAACTACCGGACCCTTGCCGGTTCGGAAGTTCACCCTGCAGACGAATCAGACTTACCGGAAGCTTGCGCCTGTGCTTGAAGCGCTCACCACTACCGGAAGCGGCAGATATGAGATTGTACTGGACGCCTATAAAGAAGGAGTCTTTGAGGATCTGCGTCTGCTGCCGCTGGCTGTCTCTGCACTGAACGACCCGTATTCGGAGCTGGCGGAATATGCGAAGAACCATATTCTCCCTTCTTATGGGCCCGAGATCGCCGGATACCTGCTGGAGACCTTCAACCCGGCAGGGGGACGGAGCGAGGTCCGCAAGCTGGAGGTCATTGCTCAAGCAGGCGCTTCCAGTCACCTGGACGTTATTGTTCAATCAGCCGAGAACGGCAGCGATGAGATCCGGGCAGCCGCCATCAAGTGTCTGGGAGAGTATGAGGAATATACAGGACTCCTGCTGGGGTGGTCTGCTGACAAGAAGAAAATCATCCGTGAAGCTGCCTACACAGCATTGGCAGCAGGTGGATCGGCAGAGGGAGCAGAGCGGCTCATTGAGGTGTTCAGCCAGAAGAAGGACCGTGAGATGTTAGCCGCAGTGCTGGCAGGCGGGCATTCCGCAGAGGTAAGCGACAGGCTGGCGGTATTATTTATGGAGGAGCTGCAGGCTGCGCCGCAGACGAATGCAGACAAGAAGCTGACCGACAAGATGTGGAATGAGCTTCTTCCCTACATGACCGCGCTGCGCTACGTGCGGAGCCCGCAGCTGGATGAAATCTACAGCTATATCCTTAAGGAGTATGCACGCTTCTCGTCTCTGGGCTGGATTCCACTCATTGACCGTGCGGCCTGGTATAAAGAGAGAACTCCGGATGGAGCTGCGCTGGCTGAGCTTGAAGAGCTGGATAAACGGAGCGCAAGGTTCCTGCCGAACTATTTCCGTGTCGCCAAGCAGTCACTCAGTCCAAAAGAGCTGTACAACCGGTTCGGCGGAAGTTTCATGGATAAATTGAAAATATTGGTGGGTAAGGAGGCCAAGGATGCGGCTCAACGCTCGCAATTGTTGATTGATACGATTGAGGAGCAGGTCGTGGATATCCGCCGGGGGACTTACGAGGTAGAGTGGGACGCATCAGGAATCAGACAGCCTTACAGCAGGGAGTTGCTGTCTGCCGAAGAAATTGCCGCAGATTGGGATCCCCGCTGGCTGGATTGGTTCATCAAGCGTGACGCGGTGAATTTGGCCAGTGCCTTTGCACGCCCGGGTCATCAGGGGGTACAGGACTACCTGCTTGGCAAGCTGCAGGAGCCTTATAAACGAAAAACTTATGATTTCATTCCTAATCTCTTCAAAGGCCTTGAAAGGGCGGGAGTGCCGGAGTCGGAGCGCTTGGAACTGCTGATGACCGCCTTGGAGAATAAGAATGTCCATACGCCTTATACGTTTGAGTTCTATTTATTTAAATTGATGGAGCGCTTCCCTGCCAGCTATGCGGACCGGCTGGAAGCGGTCATTCCTAAATATAGATATGAATGTAAGCAGCAGCTGGAATATGTACTGAACAGCCTGCGGAGTGCCAACTAA
- a CDS encoding SWIM zinc finger family protein: MPELTSTYVDSLAPNAAAIKNGQGLVRKKSFVELHQSENGELLFGKCAGSGKTPYECSVDFIVPDSPVFRCSCPSRQFPCKHALGLLYAFTEGQTFTPAPVPEDIASKREKAEKREENKVKQAAEGADPKPKKVNKSALKKKINAQLEGLDLLEKLVLSFVRSGLSTIDKSAAKTLQGHVKQLGNYYLSGAQIELRRFANLMFSGKDQEQNYTYAVEQLTRLHAFIKKGRTYLLARSEDPELALDHESTIDEWLGHAWQLSELKEYGLVKEGAELLQLSFYSYNDGARQEFVDLGFWLDLSAEGGEIRRTFNYRPYKAAKLMREEDSFFDIAVVPQLYTYPGDMNARIRYESMSSRPVQGTDLERAAAKAHRSYSEVFKKVKNQIKNPLSDKQPVMLLHAAALGVTENGQYVMTDGEGTRLLLEDIPSVAQGTVELLPFLPAGAREDCTVLVMFEHDLDQGRLRAQPLTVVKGEEIIRLLY; this comes from the coding sequence TTGCCAGAGCTAACATCCACGTACGTCGATTCACTTGCACCCAATGCTGCTGCGATCAAGAACGGCCAGGGGCTGGTCCGCAAAAAGAGCTTTGTGGAGCTCCATCAGTCGGAGAACGGAGAGCTATTATTCGGAAAATGTGCCGGAAGCGGCAAAACGCCCTATGAGTGCTCAGTGGACTTCATCGTACCAGACAGCCCGGTCTTCCGCTGCAGCTGCCCCAGCCGCCAATTCCCCTGCAAGCACGCACTAGGTCTGCTGTATGCCTTTACCGAAGGCCAGACGTTCACACCTGCTCCGGTTCCCGAAGACATCGCATCGAAGCGCGAGAAGGCGGAGAAGCGGGAAGAGAACAAGGTGAAGCAGGCGGCTGAAGGAGCAGATCCCAAGCCGAAGAAGGTTAACAAATCCGCCCTGAAGAAAAAAATCAACGCGCAGCTCGAAGGGCTTGATCTGCTGGAAAAGCTGGTGCTCTCCTTCGTACGCAGCGGCCTTTCCACGATTGACAAGTCTGCGGCCAAGACGCTTCAGGGGCATGTGAAGCAGCTCGGGAACTATTATTTGTCCGGTGCCCAGATTGAGCTGCGCCGCTTCGCGAATCTGATGTTCAGCGGCAAGGATCAGGAGCAGAACTATACATATGCGGTGGAGCAGCTGACACGGCTACACGCATTTATCAAGAAGGGCCGGACGTATCTGCTGGCCCGGAGCGAGGACCCGGAGCTGGCGCTCGATCACGAATCCACGATTGATGAATGGCTGGGCCATGCCTGGCAGCTTAGCGAGCTGAAGGAATACGGGCTGGTGAAAGAGGGGGCAGAGCTGCTGCAGTTATCCTTCTACAGCTACAACGATGGGGCCCGCCAGGAGTTCGTAGACCTTGGCTTTTGGCTGGATCTCTCTGCGGAAGGCGGGGAGATCCGCCGGACCTTTAACTACCGCCCTTACAAGGCGGCGAAGCTGATGCGCGAGGAAGACAGCTTCTTCGACATTGCCGTGGTTCCACAGCTGTACACCTATCCCGGGGATATGAATGCCCGGATTAGATACGAGTCCATGTCTTCAAGACCGGTGCAAGGCACGGATCTAGAGCGGGCGGCCGCCAAGGCTCACCGTTCATATTCGGAGGTCTTCAAGAAGGTGAAGAATCAGATCAAGAACCCGCTGAGCGACAAGCAGCCGGTCATGCTGCTGCATGCCGCAGCTCTGGGCGTTACAGAGAACGGCCAGTATGTTATGACGGACGGGGAAGGAACAAGGCTGCTCCTGGAGGATATTCCGTCAGTTGCGCAAGGCACGGTAGAGCTGCTGCCGTTCCTTCCGGCCGGCGCCCGCGAGGACTGTACAGTTCTGGTCATGTTCGAGCATGACCTGGACCAGGGACGTCTGCGTGCCCAGCCGCTGACTGTCGTTAAGGGCGAAGAGATCATTCGTCTGCTGTACTAG